In Rhodopirellula sp. P2, the DNA window CGTCTGAGACAGCCGATGTCAGCCGAGGCGTGATCTTGGAATTGACGAAGAAAAAGAAGGGCTGAGCTCGCTGGGCGACCTTCCGGCTGGATCGATTCTGCACCCCGTCTATACTGCCACGCTTGATGTCGCGGCGAACCCGATTCGTTTCACTCTTTCTGCAAAGATCGCATGTCCGATTACAGCCTCACTCACCTGAAACAGCTCGAGGCCGAGAGCATCCACATTTTCCGAGAAGTCGTCTCGGAATTTCAAAAACCTGTGATGCTGTACTCGATCGGCAAAGACTCCGCGGTGCTGCTTCACTTGGCGCTGAAAGCATTTTACCCCGCGAAGTTGCCCTTCCCGTTGTTGCACGTCGACACGACGTACAAGTTCAAGGACATGATCGAGCACCGCGAGAAATATGTTCGTGGCACGTTGGGGTTGGACGTGTTGGTGCACATCAACGAAGAAGGTCTGAAAGCCAACATCCCGCCGTGGGAAGACAGCGAGCGACACACTGAATTGATGAAAACCGACGCGCTCAAAGCCGCGTTGGACATGTACCAATTCGACGCCGCGTTCGGTGGGGCTCGCCGGGACGAAGAAAAAAGTCGGGCCAAAGAACGCGTGTTCAGCTTCCGCGATAAATCGCACCGCTGGGACCCCAAGAACCAACGCCCCGAACTTTGGAACCTGTACAACGGTCGGGTCAACAAAGGCGAGTCGATTCGCGTCTTCCCGATGAGCAACTGGACGGAGCTGGATGTGTGGCAGTACATCCACATGGAAAACATCCCGATCGTGCCGCTGTATTTGTCGGAACCTCGCCAAGTCGTCAATCGCGACGGAATGTTGTTGATGCGTGATGACGATCGCATGCCCTTGTTGCCGGGCGAGAAAGAAGAGACCCGGATGGTGCGATTCCGAACCCTGGGTTGCTACCCGCTTTCCGGAGCGGTCGAGAGCGAAGCGACGACACTGCCCGAGGTCATCCAAGAGATGCTGCTGACCCGCACCAGTGAACGCCAAGGTCGCATCATTGACCAAGACGAAGGCGGCGTCGGCATGCAAAAGAAAAAAGAACGCGGCTACTTCTGATCGCTTTGCGATCCGCTGCTGGCTACTAGCAGCTAGCGGCTAGCTCGTCGGTAGCGGAACATCCCGAGCGGCCTCCGCTT includes these proteins:
- the cysD gene encoding sulfate adenylyltransferase subunit CysD, which encodes MSDYSLTHLKQLEAESIHIFREVVSEFQKPVMLYSIGKDSAVLLHLALKAFYPAKLPFPLLHVDTTYKFKDMIEHREKYVRGTLGLDVLVHINEEGLKANIPPWEDSERHTELMKTDALKAALDMYQFDAAFGGARRDEEKSRAKERVFSFRDKSHRWDPKNQRPELWNLYNGRVNKGESIRVFPMSNWTELDVWQYIHMENIPIVPLYLSEPRQVVNRDGMLLMRDDDRMPLLPGEKEETRMVRFRTLGCYPLSGAVESEATTLPEVIQEMLLTRTSERQGRIIDQDEGGVGMQKKKERGYF